One Triticum dicoccoides isolate Atlit2015 ecotype Zavitan chromosome 4B, WEW_v2.0, whole genome shotgun sequence genomic window carries:
- the LOC119293442 gene encoding uncharacterized protein LOC119293442 — MADQKKPTDQHNKRQRVSENAESSNKKFSIKEVVGSGVAGTRPLASPSPVARAKPIAVVKPTAATVAVTGPVATMAPASAEPSPVAKAKPTAATVTVTGPVATMAPAPAAPGPVAMKTPTPAAPSPVVTMAPAPAPAAPSPVATMTPAQEAPSPVATQTPAPAEPSAVSTKMPALAAPSPVATATPVAVVNPPATVKHELEDGGVLVIDEQVARAMVAAAPAEEESVILEVKKKWLHCAACPAPLKRPVFMCGNGHVVCCACGGGGNGDGGANKHCDLCGRATTYTRIPYIDGLVGDYKVQCPYRIFGCARSITYHSAADHPAKCAYAPCYCFECAFQGSPASLLRHLTEESGRHCWPMEKIKYEICRPLVVPGSEHRLLLVAEEDGRVFLLAVGAGRGAAGVRPVNIVCVRGNVDADARPVYTGVLWVDGPPAAAGHFRSSFQLKGDVANCGVPGEVDMEHGRLHAHVNPEMLHGESKEIHLRICITKFW, encoded by the exons ATGGCGGACCAAAAGAAACCGACAGACCAGCACAACAAGAGGCAGCGGGTTTCCGAGAACGCCGAGAGCAGCAACAAGAAGTTCAGCATCAAGGAGGTAGTTGGTTCGGGGGTCGCGGGGACGCGGCCGTTGGCATCGCCGAGTCCAGTTGCCAGGGCCAAGCCAATCGCGGTGGTGAAGCCAACGGCCGCTACGGTGGCAGTAACCGGTCCAGTGGCCACCATGGCACCGGCATCGGCGGAGCCCAGTCCGGTTGCCAAGGCGAAGCCAACGGCCGCTACGGTGACAGTAACCGGTCCCGTGGCCACTATGGCACCGGCACCGGCCGCGCCCGGTCCGGTTGCCATGAAGACGCCCACGCCGGCGGCGCCCAGTCCAGTGGTCACCATGGCACCGGCACCGGCGCCGGCAGCGCCCAGTCCAGTGGCCACCATGACACCGGCACAGGAGGCGCCCAGTCCGGTGGCTACACAGACTCCGGCGCCGGCGGAGCCCAGTGCAGTGTCCACGAAGATGCCGGCGCTGGCGGCTCCCAGCCCAGTTGCTACGGCGACGCCGGTGGCCGTGGTGAACCCACCCGCCACGGTGAAGCATGAGCTGGAAGACGGAGGGGTGCTCGTAATCGACGAACAAGTAGCAAGAGCCATGGTAGCCGCGGCACCTGCGGAAGAGGAGTCCGTCATCTTAGAGGTGAAGAAGAAATGGCTTCACTGCGCTGCGTGTCCTGCGCCCCTCAAGCGTCCCGTATTCATG TGCGGGAATGGACATGTCGTGTGCTgcgcctgcggcggcggcggcaatggcGACGGCGGAGCGAACAAGCACTGTGATTTGTGCGGCCGCGCCACCACCTACACCCGCATCCCCTACATCGATGGCCTGGTCGGCGACTACAAGGTGCAGTGCCCCTACAGGATTTTCGGCTGCGCGAGGTCCATCACCTACCACTCGGCCGCGGACCACCCTGCCAAGTGCGCGTACGCGCCCTGCTACTGCTTCGAGTGCGCGTTCCAGGGTTCCCCGGCAAGCCTCCTGCGCCACCTCACGGAGGAGTCCGGCCGGCATTGTTGGCCCATGGAAAAGATTAAGTACGAGATCTGCCGCCCGCTCGTCGTGCCGGGGTCGGAGCACCGCCTTCTGCTAGTGGCGGAGGAGGACGGCCGAGTGTTTCTCCTGGCCGTTGGCGCGGGGAGGGGCGCCGCCGGCGTCCGCCCCGTCAACATCGTGTGCGTCAGGGGCAATGTCGACGCCGACGCGAGGCCGGTGTACACAGGCGTGCTCTGGGTGGATGGCCCTCCGGCCGCCGCAGGCCACTTCAGGAGCAGCTTCCAGCTGAAAGGCGACGTGGCGAACTGCGGAGTCCCCGGCGAGGTGGACATGGAGCACGGGCGCCTCCATGCGCATGTCAATCCGGAGATGCTGCACGGGGAGTCTAAAGAGATTCATCTGCGCATTTGCATTACCAAGTTCTGGTGA